Genomic segment of Litorilinea aerophila:
CCTGAAGGCCATCCAGGCTTTGCCCCGCTTCGAAGGGCGCTCTCGTCTTTCCACCTGGCTCTACCGAATCGCCTCGAACCTCTGCCTGATGCAGCGCCGGCGGGACGCGGCGGAGCCCCTGCACTTTTCGGTGGACGTCGCGGCCGATGGCTCGGATGGCGAAGCAGAAGATCTCTTTCCGCCCACGTTGGTGGACTGGTCGTACGATCCCGACGCCCTCCTGCTGGATGCCGAGCTGCGTCAGGTGATGGAAGAGGCCATCGGCCAGCTTCCGCCCAAGCTGCGGTTGGTCTTCATCTGGCGAGATCTGGAAGGGCTGTCCACCGGGGAGGTGGCGGAGGTGTTAGGCATCTCGGAGAGCGCAGTGAAGGTCCGATTACATCGGGCCCGCCTGCAGCTGCGGGAGCGTCTGTCGGCGTATTTCGCCGAACGGCCCCAGAAAGGAGACACCCATGGATGAGCGTCGCTGTCGGCAATGGCTGGGCGAACTGTCCGCTTACCTGGACGGGGAGTTGGCGCAGGAGCTCTGCGCGGAACTGGAACGGCATCTGCAAGATTGCCCCGACTGTCAGGTGGTGGTGGATACCCTGGCCCGCACCGTTACCCTGTATCGAGTCCTGCCGGCCCCTGGTCTGCCTGATGGAGCCCGGCAACGCCTCTTCCATCGACTGCATCTGGACAGCCTGGGCGATTGAGCCTGGCGGGTGCACCCGGTCCATCGGCTCATCTGCCTGACGGCCCCCTTTGTCGCTGCCTTCTGACATTTTCATCCCCAAGGCCCCGGCCGATGTAACCTTTGACGACTATTTGCATCTAAATCAGAAGAAGGGTGCCCCATCCTGGGGCGCGCCAGATAACCGTTGGCGGTGAATCGGCTGGCCATGGAAACAGCAAGCCTGCCCGGTTCGAATGCCGACCCAAGCATGAGACTACATGAGATCATCAGAGACGAAGGAGAAGATCATGGCGTTACTGAATGAAGACATCCAGGAGCAGGTTCGCAAGGAATTCGAACAGTTGGAGGGAAAGGTCAAGCTGGTCGTCTTTACCCAGGAAGTGGAATGCCAGTATTGCCAGGAAACCCGGGAGCTGGTGGAGGAAGTGGCCGCCCTGTCCGACAAGTTGACGGTGGAGGTCTACGACTTCGTCGCCGACAAGGAGCAGGCCGAAGCCTACGGCATCGACAAAATCCCGGCGGTGGCCATCCTGGCCGATGGGGACACCCCCAAGGATTACGGGATCCGCTTCTATGGCATCCCGTCTGGCTATGAGTTCAGCACCCTGATCGAGGACATCGTCATGGTTTCCCGGCGGGAGTCGGGGCTGAGCGAGGCCACCCGGCAGAAATTGGCCCAGCTGACGGAACCCCTGCACCTGCAGGTCTTCGTGACGCCTACCTGCCCCTACTGCCCCCGGGCCGTTCGCCTGGCCCACATGATGGCCCTGGAGAGCGACCTGGTCAAGGCGGACATGGTGGAGGCCATCGAGTTCCCCCACCTGTCGGCCCGTTACAATGTCATGGGCGTGCCCCGCACGGTGATCAACGACAAGGAGTTCATCGAAGGCGCCGTGCCCGAGGCCATGCTCATGGCCCGGATTCAAGAGGCGGTCAATTAGCACGGGCTGGTGTCAATAGGCCAGGGGAGCTGAGGGGGCGTAGTACGGGTTTCCACCTGCGCCACTATCTTTGCAGAGCCGCACGGTGGTGCCCGGAAGGGCGCCCGTTCCCGTAGGGGCGGGCCGCCGTGCCCGCCCGCTGTCGAACCAGCCACCCACGGCGGGCCAGAGACCCGCCCTACGCACGTGTTGCACCCAATCCGGACAGGTGCAGGGACGGCAACGGCTGCGCAGCGACTGGGTCGGCATCCTCAGAGGCCGACTCCGCGTGGCGGTGGTGATTCCTTTGAGGAGTGCGCATCCTCAGATGCGCACTCGCCCTACGCGGCGTTGTCTGTGTAATCCGTGTTATCTGTGCAATCTGTGGCTGAAAATAAAGTGCAAAGATAGTGAGTGCATCGACCCCTCTGATTTCCGGTGAATTTACGCTTCCTGGGACGAGACAGCCGCGCCGGTCAGGGTCGCCAGCAACTGTTGGGCCGCGCTGTAGGGATCCTGGCGGCGCTGGCGTACCGTGTCCACCAGATCTTGCAGCGCCTGGGCAGGGAGCTCCCGGGCCATCCGTTGCGCCAGGGTGGCGCGTACGATATTTTCCAGGCTGTGGGCGATGCGCGCCCGTTCTCGTACATCCAGCTCGCCGCTCTCCTGCAGCCAGTCGCGGTGGGCCTCGATCCGGCCGCACAGCGCCTCCACGCCGTGGCCGGTCGTGGCCACCGTCTTCAGCACCGTGACCGTCCAGCCCGCCTGTGGCGAAGGGGATGAAGCCGCGGGGAGCTCCATGGAGAGCAGATGGCCGTGGTGGCGCACCGTGCGGGTGCCGCCACGGCCCATCTCCAGCATGGCCTCCAGGGCCTTGACGGTGCGGTCGGTTCCCGGCAGGTCGGCCTTGTTCACCACCAGGATGTCCCCAATTTCCAGGATGCCGGCCTTGATGGCCTGCACCTCATCGCCCAGGCCGGGGGCTTCCACCACCACGGTAGTGTGGGCCGTGGTGGCGATTTCCACCTCCGCCTGGCCCACGCCCACCGTCTCCACCACGATGCGGTCGAAGCCAGCGGCGTCCAGCAGCGTGATCACGTCGCCGGTGGTCTTGCTCAGACCACCCAGGTTGCCCCGGGTGGCCATGCTACGGATGAACACCCCGGGGTCGCCGCTGAGGGCGCGCATCCGTACCCGGTCCCCCAGGAGGGCGCCGCCGCTGAAGGGGCTGGTGGGGTCTACGGCTACCACGGCCACGGTCAGGCCCCGGGCCCGATAGGCCTGGACCAGGGCGGTCACCAGGGTGGATTTTCCCGTGCCCGGGGCGCCAGTGATGCCGATGAGGTGGGCGTGGCCCGTGTGGGGAAAAAGGGCCTGGAGGAGGGCCTGGGCATCTGGCGCTTCATCTTCGATGCGGCTGATGGCCCGGGCCAGGAGGAGGCGATTCCCCTGGCGTATTCCTGCCACCAGCGTGGCCACATCCGGGGAGGGGCGCGCTTTGACGGGGGCCATCTAGGCGGCCACCTGGCCCACGGCCTGGTGAATGAAGTCCACAATGGCCTGGGTGGGTGTGCCCGGGCCGAAGACGGCGCTGACGCCGGCAGCGCGCAGCTTTTCCACGTCCTCCTCGGGAATGATGCCCCCCACCAGCACCACCACGTCTTCCTGCCCCTGGGCCCGGAGCAGTTCCACCACCTTGGGGCAGAGGGTCATGTGGGCGCCGCTGAGGATGCTCAGCCCCACCACATCCACATCTTCCTGCAGGGCTGCTTCCGCGATCATCTGGGGGGTCTGGCGAATGCCGGTGTAGATGACCTCAAAACCGGCATCCCGCAGGGCGCGGGCGATCACCTTCGCGCCCCGATCGTGGCCGTCCAGCCCCGGTTTGGCTACCAGTACTCGGATCTTCCGCTCCACCATGGGTTTGCTCCTGAATCGTGTCTTTCATGTCCCATTCGTCCGTCCATGGGCCGGTACAGCCTGGCAAAACCATCGTCGCGTTTTTGCCGGGGGCTGCCCGGGCCGACGGGCGTATCTGGGAATGCCATTGTACCATCGGTTGGCGTCCGGCGCATCACCGCGCGCGGCCATTGGGCGATCCTGGCAGGTCACTTTTGTGCTGGTTGATGATTGGCGTAATTTGGTTTAGTATATAGACGCATCTAACCTGCCTCTGTTCATCCAGCATCTACTCGAGAGGCCGCCATGAAAACCATTGCCATGATTCTGGCGGGGGGTGAGGGAACCCGCCTGACCGTTCTGTCGGAGGCACGTGCCAAGCCGGCTGTGCCCTTCGCGGGCAAGTTCCGGATTATCGACTTCCCCCTCAGCAACTGCGTCAACAGCGGGATCTATACGGTGGGCGTGTTGACCCAGTACCGCCCCCACAGCCTGAATGAACACATCGGCATCGGTAAACCCTGGGATCTGGACCGCAGCCGTGGGGGGGTACGTCTGCTGCAGCCTTACCAGCGGCGCCGTGGCCAGCAATGGTATGCGGGCACCGCCGATGCCATCTACCAGAACATGGACTACATCTGGGAACACCGGGCCGACACCGTCCTGATCCTCTCCGGCGATCACATCTACAAGATGAATTACATGCCCATGATCGAATACCACTGGGCTGTGGGCGCAGACTTGACCATCGCCGTGATGCCGGTTCCCATCGAAGAGGCCCACCGCTTTGGCATCATGCAGACCGACGACGAGCAACGCATCATTCAGTTCTACGAAAAACCCAAAGAGCGGGATAAAGGCAACCTGGCCTCCATGGGCATCTATGTGTTCAACGCCCACACCCTGGAAAGACGCCTGAGCGAAGGGGGGCCGGAAAACCCCCGCATCGACTTCGGCAAAGATGTGATTCCGGCCATGATCGCAGAAGGTGACCGGGTCTTCGCCTACCGGTATGAAGGTTATTGGGTGGACGTGGGTACGGTGGATTCCTACTGGGCCACCAACCTGGATCTGCTCAAGCCCGAACCAGCGTTGGATCTCTACACCGACAAATGGCCCATCCACACCAAATCCGAAGAGCGCCCAGCCGCCAAATTCGGCCCCCAGTCCAAGGTGGTCAGCAGCATGATCTCCAACGGCTGTGTCATCCGCGGGCTGGTGGTCAACAGCGTCCTCAGCCCGGGGGTCTACGTCAGCCCTGGCGCCGTGGTCAAGGACAGCGTGGTCATGAACGACACCTGGATTGGTCCCGGCGCCCGGCTGGAGAAGGTGGTGGTGGACAAACAGGTGATGATCGGTGCCGGCGCCGTGGTGGGCACCGGGGATGAGTCGGTGCCCAACGAACAGATGCCCGACAAGCTCTACACCGGCATTTCGGTCATCGGCAAGGGCGCCTATATCCCCGACGGAGCCCAGATCGGGCGCAATGTGTTGATCAATAGCAACCGAGACGAAAAAGACTTCCCGGCGGACGGCATCGTCG
This window contains:
- a CDS encoding RNA polymerase sigma factor yields the protein MDASEQVQEQQLVARAQQGDPAALAAIVEAHQQRIYHVALRMCGNPQDAEETLQETFLKAIQALPRFEGRSRLSTWLYRIASNLCLMQRRRDAAEPLHFSVDVAADGSDGEAEDLFPPTLVDWSYDPDALLLDAELRQVMEEAIGQLPPKLRLVFIWRDLEGLSTGEVAEVLGISESAVKVRLHRARLQLRERLSAYFAERPQKGDTHG
- a CDS encoding anti-sigma factor family protein, translated to MDERRCRQWLGELSAYLDGELAQELCAELERHLQDCPDCQVVVDTLARTVTLYRVLPAPGLPDGARQRLFHRLHLDSLGD
- the pdo gene encoding protein disulfide oxidoreductase, which codes for MALLNEDIQEQVRKEFEQLEGKVKLVVFTQEVECQYCQETRELVEEVAALSDKLTVEVYDFVADKEQAEAYGIDKIPAVAILADGDTPKDYGIRFYGIPSGYEFSTLIEDIVMVSRRESGLSEATRQKLAQLTEPLHLQVFVTPTCPYCPRAVRLAHMMALESDLVKADMVEAIEFPHLSARYNVMGVPRTVINDKEFIEGAVPEAMLMARIQEAVN
- the meaB gene encoding methylmalonyl Co-A mutase-associated GTPase MeaB; amino-acid sequence: MAPVKARPSPDVATLVAGIRQGNRLLLARAISRIEDEAPDAQALLQALFPHTGHAHLIGITGAPGTGKSTLVTALVQAYRARGLTVAVVAVDPTSPFSGGALLGDRVRMRALSGDPGVFIRSMATRGNLGGLSKTTGDVITLLDAAGFDRIVVETVGVGQAEVEIATTAHTTVVVEAPGLGDEVQAIKAGILEIGDILVVNKADLPGTDRTVKALEAMLEMGRGGTRTVRHHGHLLSMELPAASSPSPQAGWTVTVLKTVATTGHGVEALCGRIEAHRDWLQESGELDVRERARIAHSLENIVRATLAQRMARELPAQALQDLVDTVRQRRQDPYSAAQQLLATLTGAAVSSQEA
- a CDS encoding cobalamin B12-binding domain-containing protein — protein: MVERKIRVLVAKPGLDGHDRGAKVIARALRDAGFEVIYTGIRQTPQMIAEAALQEDVDVVGLSILSGAHMTLCPKVVELLRAQGQEDVVVLVGGIIPEEDVEKLRAAGVSAVFGPGTPTQAIVDFIHQAVGQVAA
- a CDS encoding glucose-1-phosphate adenylyltransferase; the protein is MKTIAMILAGGEGTRLTVLSEARAKPAVPFAGKFRIIDFPLSNCVNSGIYTVGVLTQYRPHSLNEHIGIGKPWDLDRSRGGVRLLQPYQRRRGQQWYAGTADAIYQNMDYIWEHRADTVLILSGDHIYKMNYMPMIEYHWAVGADLTIAVMPVPIEEAHRFGIMQTDDEQRIIQFYEKPKERDKGNLASMGIYVFNAHTLERRLSEGGPENPRIDFGKDVIPAMIAEGDRVFAYRYEGYWVDVGTVDSYWATNLDLLKPEPALDLYTDKWPIHTKSEERPAAKFGPQSKVVSSMISNGCVIRGLVVNSVLSPGVYVSPGAVVKDSVVMNDTWIGPGARLEKVVVDKQVMIGAGAVVGTGDESVPNEQMPDKLYTGISVIGKGAYIPDGAQIGRNVLINSNRDEKDFPADGIVADGKTI